From the Bacteroidia bacterium genome, one window contains:
- a CDS encoding YCF48-related protein gives MIKRAGLSCLYVAILLLNSSLLEAQSGWFWQNPLPQGNTLYGVHFADEHIGYAVGNYGSFLRSTDGGETWTQLNTPTKRDLRDVFFTDSMKGTIVGEFGRIFKTTDGGNNWEDRSISTTNVLLNVDFTDEKHGWILVSNSTLLRTEDGGNNWAGSSLSNFGSVLGMHFTDHEVGTLVGAGGLIIHTTDGGTTWQNQESGTKQRLYDVCFRNSDYGIAVGDGGTILRTTNGGAVWTKQSTTTYNRLESLQYSDSLNITTVGDHGCVLHSTNGGIEWMEVSSGLVQWLYDLCYADNQIGIAVGANGCIVKTTNGGTDWEKRWSGQYGLMTEVVFTDHNHGYVTCGGGWTIRTEDGGATWIGYFLGSIWDQQHGLSFYDHNHGISVGPTGRIFTTTNGGDSWNRQLSWVTEHLNGISYSDSMHATAVGELGRIITTSDRGITWLPQNSGCSDYLSEVSFCDSDHGHIVGFEGTILYTSNRGLDWIRQNSGVTNDLWDITCRDSLCCTAVGAKGIILKTTNSGMSWEEQDNPTRFNLYGVDYADSLFGVAVGEFGVILWTLDGGKCWFIQESPTDKILVDVDMIDRQTGTIIGEGGTILRTTTGGVTWVEDEKPSPSLLHLGQNYPNPVTASTTIPFSLTNSEHVKLRVYDMLGREVAVLIDERREAGAHTVRFDGAGLRAGVYFSVLKIGSVIETRKLILMTASTAY, from the coding sequence ATGATTAAACGAGCCGGACTGTCTTGCCTTTATGTCGCTATCCTTCTCCTCAACAGCAGCCTCCTCGAAGCGCAGTCCGGCTGGTTCTGGCAGAATCCGTTGCCGCAGGGGAATACTCTTTACGGAGTACATTTTGCTGATGAGCACATTGGATACGCTGTGGGGAACTACGGGAGTTTCTTACGTTCAACTGATGGTGGGGAGACATGGACACAGTTGAATACACCCACCAAACGGGATTTGCGCGATGTATTCTTTACCGATTCCATGAAGGGGACGATAGTCGGCGAGTTTGGAAGGATATTCAAAACAACTGATGGCGGTAACAATTGGGAAGATCGATCAATATCTACAACAAACGTTTTGTTGAACGTTGATTTTACAGATGAAAAGCACGGATGGATACTTGTAAGTAACAGCACCTTGCTCCGCACAGAGGATGGTGGGAATAACTGGGCTGGTTCCAGCTTGAGCAATTTTGGAAGCGTACTTGGAATGCACTTCACAGATCATGAGGTTGGGACTCTCGTTGGAGCAGGTGGATTGATAATCCATACGACCGACGGAGGAACCACCTGGCAAAATCAGGAAAGCGGGACGAAGCAGAGGCTCTATGATGTTTGCTTCCGAAATAGTGATTATGGGATCGCTGTAGGAGACGGTGGGACTATACTACGAACGACAAACGGCGGCGCAGTATGGACTAAACAAAGCACCACAACATATAATCGTCTTGAGTCTTTACAGTACTCTGATAGCCTCAATATCACAACTGTTGGTGACCACGGGTGCGTACTTCATTCCACAAATGGAGGAATCGAGTGGATGGAGGTATCAAGTGGCTTAGTCCAATGGCTATACGATCTTTGTTATGCTGACAATCAAATCGGCATTGCAGTCGGCGCGAATGGCTGTATAGTAAAAACTACGAACGGAGGGACAGATTGGGAAAAGCGATGGTCAGGACAATACGGGTTGATGACTGAAGTGGTCTTTACCGATCACAACCATGGGTACGTGACCTGCGGTGGGGGATGGACAATTCGAACCGAAGATGGCGGAGCAACGTGGATCGGGTATTTTCTTGGATCAATCTGGGATCAACAGCATGGGCTCTCTTTCTATGATCACAATCACGGCATTTCTGTAGGTCCTACAGGAAGAATTTTTACGACTACAAATGGAGGGGACTCTTGGAACAGACAATTAAGCTGGGTAACGGAACATCTCAACGGGATTTCTTACTCTGACTCAATGCACGCAACAGCAGTTGGTGAGCTGGGGAGAATTATTACAACATCAGATCGAGGGATCACGTGGTTACCGCAAAACAGCGGGTGTTCAGATTACCTTTCGGAGGTGTCGTTCTGTGATAGCGATCACGGCCATATCGTAGGATTTGAAGGTACCATCCTCTACACGTCAAACCGAGGATTGGATTGGATACGTCAAAATAGTGGCGTAACGAACGACCTCTGGGATATTACATGCAGAGACTCACTCTGTTGTACAGCTGTTGGGGCAAAAGGAATCATACTTAAGACCACCAACAGTGGGATGAGTTGGGAGGAGCAAGATAATCCAACCCGGTTCAATCTTTATGGCGTTGATTACGCAGATTCGTTATTTGGAGTCGCTGTAGGGGAATTTGGTGTCATCTTATGGACATTGGATGGAGGGAAGTGTTGGTTTATACAAGAAAGTCCCACTGATAAAATCCTTGTGGATGTAGATATGATTGACAGACAAACTGGAACCATAATCGGAGAGGGCGGCACCATCCTCCGCACCACCACCGGCGGCGTGACCTGGGTCGAAGATGAAAAGCCCTCCCCCTCCCTCCTCCACCTCGGCCAGAACTATCCCAATCCGGTCACCGCATCAACCACCATACCCTTCTCGCTCACCAATTCGGAGCATGTAAAACTGCGCGTTTACGACATGCTGGGACGTGAGGTGGCTGTGTTGATCGATGAGCGGCGCGAAGCTGGTGCGCACACTGTGCGTTTCGATGGCGCGGGATTGCGGGCGGGTGTGTATTTTTCTGTTCTGAAAATTGGATCGGTGATCGAGACACGGAAACTGATTCTGATGACCGCAAGCACGGCCTATTGA
- a CDS encoding type II toxin-antitoxin system HicA family toxin has product MIEKDDWYRVRTRGSHHQYKHSGTAGLVTIPGNPGEEMAIGTYLNVLKQAGMKP; this is encoded by the coding sequence ATGATAGAGAAGGACGATTGGTACCGGGTGAGGACGAGAGGAAGTCATCACCAATACAAACACTCTGGCACAGCGGGCCTGGTCACGATTCCTGGAAATCCCGGTGAAGAAATGGCGATCGGCACCTACCTGAATGTCCTCAAACAAGCAGGAATGAAGCCATGA
- a CDS encoding YCF48-related protein — translation MSTNRLFFGLTVTFLFIASSSANAQHGWTWQNPRPQGNALYDVTHLTGSEWLACGEHGSLIRSSDNGATWTPQSFGRRTRILRMHFPYPDQGYLTVEGSVFHSSDGGRTWLEQINTEYTLWDIDFADAQHGIAVGSFGIILHTSDAGVTWNYLDAEIQDDLHAVVYTDAANAVITGANGILLRTSTGGLSWQKSTIGTNRRIMDITAIPGGGGSLIAVGDNGTLLRSTDGGESWTNAIHSSTSNLTRVHFTDGNNGIITGGGGTLLRSADGGKNWSNVLPGGGADLRGIATHGMTALIVAANGTVLRSSNGGMNWGGEGPVTINHLKCLSFSDASTGITAGLGVSPLWTTNGGQVWNRQAISSGSDILDICLIGGTVHAVSKGGYILRSRLDGSANTRHTVNTAIQLRGVSFIDANNGIVVGTNGTILHTDDGGDTWVKRTNEQYLHLNDVLLIDTETALAVGERGTCIRTSDGGITWSYMLVGVQEELKSISSLTDGYISIAGTQGLILRSGTLGMNWDIQRIETRPMLNGISFGNASVCVAVGELGALFVTTDGGSTWTSQPEVTRYGLNAVQMHDARSGTIVGNSGIILRTTSGGVSWLADTRRAPAQAMLGRHYPNPVSDHAVIPFTLHEAGHTTVSVHDMLGRRVALLLDTFLDSGAHSAHFDAAALPAGMYICVLRTAHGAVSSMLPVFGPGAVR, via the coding sequence ATGAGCACAAACCGGTTATTTTTCGGCCTAACCGTTACTTTTCTTTTTATCGCTTCTTCCAGTGCCAACGCCCAGCACGGCTGGACCTGGCAAAATCCACGCCCTCAGGGGAATGCCCTGTACGACGTCACGCATCTCACGGGCAGCGAATGGCTGGCGTGCGGCGAGCATGGAAGCCTCATCCGCAGCAGCGACAACGGCGCAACATGGACGCCTCAATCCTTCGGCAGGCGAACCCGCATCCTCCGCATGCACTTTCCATACCCCGACCAGGGCTACCTGACCGTCGAAGGCAGTGTGTTCCACAGCAGCGATGGCGGCCGGACGTGGCTTGAGCAGATCAACACCGAATACACACTATGGGACATAGATTTCGCCGACGCGCAGCACGGAATAGCCGTCGGCAGCTTCGGCATCATACTGCACACGAGCGATGCCGGAGTGACGTGGAATTATCTTGACGCGGAAATACAAGACGATCTGCACGCCGTCGTGTACACCGACGCGGCCAACGCTGTGATCACCGGCGCCAATGGAATCCTCCTGCGGACGAGTACGGGCGGTCTCTCCTGGCAAAAAAGCACCATCGGCACCAATCGCAGAATCATGGATATCACCGCCATCCCCGGCGGTGGCGGCTCGCTGATCGCGGTGGGCGACAACGGGACGCTGCTGCGGTCCACCGACGGCGGAGAGAGCTGGACGAACGCCATACACAGCTCCACCAGCAACCTGACACGCGTACATTTCACCGATGGAAACAACGGCATCATAACCGGCGGTGGCGGAACACTTCTCCGTTCCGCGGACGGCGGAAAAAACTGGAGCAACGTCCTCCCGGGCGGAGGCGCCGATCTCCGCGGCATCGCCACGCATGGTATGACAGCGCTCATCGTCGCGGCGAACGGCACCGTGCTTCGCAGCAGCAATGGCGGCATGAACTGGGGCGGCGAGGGTCCGGTCACCATAAACCATCTGAAATGTCTGTCCTTTTCCGACGCTTCGACGGGCATCACGGCGGGGTTGGGCGTATCGCCTCTCTGGACGACAAACGGAGGGCAGGTCTGGAACAGGCAAGCCATTTCGAGCGGAAGCGATATTCTCGACATCTGCCTGATCGGCGGCACTGTCCATGCAGTCAGCAAAGGCGGCTACATCCTCCGTTCGCGGCTTGACGGAAGCGCGAACACCCGGCACACCGTCAACACTGCGATACAATTGCGGGGTGTGTCCTTTATCGACGCGAACAACGGTATCGTCGTCGGCACGAACGGCACCATCCTCCACACCGACGACGGCGGGGATACCTGGGTCAAGCGCACAAACGAACAGTATCTGCATCTCAATGATGTGCTGCTCATCGACACAGAGACCGCTTTGGCTGTCGGGGAGCGCGGCACCTGCATTCGCACATCCGACGGCGGCATCACCTGGTCGTACATGCTTGTCGGTGTGCAGGAAGAGTTGAAGTCCATCAGCTCCCTGACCGATGGCTATATCTCGATCGCCGGGACCCAGGGTCTCATCCTGCGCAGTGGTACACTGGGGATGAACTGGGATATTCAAAGGATTGAGACGCGACCCATGCTTAATGGCATCAGCTTCGGAAACGCCTCTGTCTGTGTAGCGGTCGGTGAGTTGGGCGCCCTGTTCGTCACCACCGACGGCGGGAGCACCTGGACGTCGCAGCCCGAAGTGACGCGTTACGGTCTGAACGCGGTTCAGATGCACGATGCGCGCAGCGGCACCATCGTCGGTAACAGCGGCATCATACTTCGCACCACCTCCGGTGGAGTCTCCTGGCTCGCGGACACGCGGAGAGCGCCCGCACAGGCCATGCTCGGCCGGCATTACCCGAATCCCGTGAGCGACCACGCCGTCATTCCGTTCACCCTGCACGAGGCGGGTCATACGACAGTCAGCGTACACGACATGCTGGGGCGGCGCGTCGCGCTCCTTCTCGATACATTTCTCGATTCGGGAGCACACAGCGCCCATTTCGATGCCGCGGCGCTGCCGGCCGGTATGTACATCTGTGTGTTACGCACGGCGCACGGAGCGGTGTCTTCCATGCTTCCGGTATTTGGCCCCGGCGCTGTCCGGTGA
- a CDS encoding YCF48-related protein, producing the protein MTRYAAPSCLFLFAFLLISRPCQAQSGWFWQNPLPTGNDLLDVAFFSAETGIAVGGRGTILRTTDAGAQWLSQWVGNSRDLRGVACATPLIAVAVGIDGIILRTTDAGARWSEQNTNTAYALNAVAFADAATGVAVGTSGTILRTTDGGLTWTPRQGGANSFLHDVVFIDGATGFAVGRDGIVLHTTDGGDTWTAQTLASGKHFRSVSFAGSTHGCIVGEMGVLYRTSDGGQQWSAGSTGSTQWLHEILLTSADAGITVGMNGTLIATTDGGANWARSDVIQWSSGTHSMGLQYNGICHAGSNDLCIVGNAGTILRSSNGGVNWIEQSMGVHNHFTGIDFHGRDTGLGRGDIILRTTDAGDHWVRQQTDTSFHANAVTLLNSSIAVVVGDDGLIIRSTDAGVTWTEHRREADIDLHGVSFCDDVHGMAVGRSSTVLRSSDGGVHWTRLSMPGPAEDYFSVSCASPLTAFIHGGSTVLRTTDGGANWTDISPTKLAPLYCMTFVDSLHGFIAGYTVLYRSTDGGNSWESVSPVAFIAPDALSFTDNLNGLAVGSVGEISRTTDGGRTWKKEDSRTTSGLTCVCMIDTETASTAGWFGTILRTTTGGVTWVEDAKPSPTLLHLGQNYPNPVTTVTTIPFSLTSPEHVRLSIYDMLGREVAVLIDERREAGSHSVRFDAAGLRAGVYFSVLRNNRGTVTTKMAVVPR; encoded by the coding sequence ATGACCCGGTATGCTGCACCTTCTTGCCTGTTTCTCTTCGCGTTTCTTCTGATCAGCAGACCTTGTCAGGCCCAGTCCGGCTGGTTCTGGCAAAATCCGTTGCCGACGGGAAATGACCTTCTCGATGTGGCATTTTTCAGCGCGGAGACCGGCATCGCGGTGGGCGGACGAGGCACAATACTTCGTACCACCGATGCCGGCGCACAGTGGCTGTCGCAGTGGGTCGGCAACTCGCGGGATTTACGGGGTGTGGCATGCGCGACTCCGCTGATCGCCGTCGCTGTTGGCATAGATGGCATCATTCTCAGAACCACGGACGCCGGCGCGAGGTGGTCGGAGCAAAACACCAATACCGCCTACGCGCTCAACGCCGTCGCTTTCGCCGATGCGGCCACCGGTGTGGCCGTCGGCACATCCGGAACGATACTCCGCACGACGGACGGAGGACTCACCTGGACTCCGCGACAGGGAGGAGCAAACTCCTTCCTGCACGACGTCGTCTTCATTGACGGGGCGACGGGTTTCGCCGTGGGGCGTGATGGTATCGTTCTTCACACCACCGACGGCGGCGACACCTGGACTGCGCAGACACTGGCAAGCGGAAAGCACTTCCGCTCGGTGTCCTTTGCCGGCAGCACGCATGGGTGTATCGTCGGCGAGATGGGCGTCCTGTACCGCACGAGCGATGGTGGACAACAATGGAGCGCGGGCAGCACCGGCAGCACACAGTGGCTTCATGAAATTCTCCTGACCAGCGCGGATGCGGGTATCACCGTGGGAATGAACGGGACCCTTATCGCAACCACGGACGGCGGAGCGAACTGGGCCCGCTCCGATGTGATTCAGTGGTCATCGGGCACACATTCGATGGGTTTGCAATACAACGGCATCTGTCATGCCGGCAGCAACGATCTCTGCATCGTGGGCAATGCGGGCACCATTTTACGGAGCAGCAATGGCGGCGTCAACTGGATCGAGCAATCCATGGGCGTGCACAACCATTTCACCGGAATCGATTTCCACGGCAGAGACACCGGCCTTGGTCGTGGGGACATCATTCTCCGCACCACCGACGCGGGCGACCATTGGGTACGGCAGCAAACGGATACCAGCTTTCATGCGAACGCGGTGACACTGCTGAACAGCAGCATCGCGGTCGTCGTGGGAGACGACGGCCTGATCATCCGCAGTACGGACGCGGGCGTGACGTGGACGGAGCATCGCCGCGAAGCGGATATCGATCTCCACGGCGTCAGCTTCTGCGATGATGTGCACGGCATGGCAGTCGGGCGCAGCTCTACCGTTCTTCGCAGCAGCGACGGCGGTGTGCACTGGACAAGACTCTCCATGCCCGGACCAGCGGAGGATTATTTCAGCGTATCCTGCGCAAGTCCGCTCACCGCGTTCATCCACGGAGGTAGCACGGTGTTGCGCACGACGGATGGAGGCGCAAACTGGACGGACATTTCGCCTACGAAGCTGGCCCCGCTGTACTGTATGACCTTCGTCGACAGTCTCCATGGCTTCATCGCAGGGTACACGGTTCTTTACCGAAGCACCGACGGAGGAAACAGTTGGGAATCCGTCTCGCCGGTGGCGTTCATCGCTCCCGACGCCCTGTCGTTCACGGACAACCTGAACGGGCTGGCGGTCGGCTCCGTTGGTGAAATATCGCGCACCACCGACGGCGGCCGGACCTGGAAAAAGGAGGACAGCCGCACCACCTCCGGACTTACCTGTGTGTGTATGATAGATACGGAGACGGCGAGCACAGCCGGATGGTTCGGCACCATCCTCCGCACCACCACCGGCGGCGTGACCTGGGTCGAGGATGCAAAGCCTTCCCCAACCCTCCTCCACCTCGGCCAGAATTATCCTAATCCCGTCACGACCGTGACCACCATCCCTTTCTCTCTCACATCGCCGGAGCACGTGCGGCTCAGCATCTATGACATGCTCGGACGCGAGGTGGCTGTGTTGATCGATGAGCGGCGGGAGGCGGGGTCGCACAGTGTGCGTTTCGATGCTGCGGGACTGCGGGCGGGTGTGTATTTCTCTGTGTTGAGAAACAACAGAGGTACGGTGACGACAAAGATGGCCGTGGTGCCTCGCTGA
- a CDS encoding type II toxin-antitoxin system HicB family antitoxin, with the protein MKNEKYTYRVTWSEEDGEYVGQCLEFPALSWLARTQEAALRGIRAVVAESVDDMLAQGEAIPEPIATRSYSGRFLVRVPPEIHRMLVMEAAESGVSLNRLVSARLGRYNQGTADR; encoded by the coding sequence ATGAAAAATGAAAAATACACGTACCGGGTGACCTGGTCCGAAGAAGACGGCGAGTACGTCGGACAGTGTCTCGAATTTCCGGCCTTGAGCTGGCTCGCCCGTACTCAGGAAGCTGCATTGAGAGGCATACGCGCTGTTGTGGCGGAGTCGGTGGACGACATGCTCGCCCAGGGCGAAGCTATTCCGGAACCGATTGCGACGCGAAGCTACAGCGGGCGCTTTCTCGTGCGCGTCCCTCCCGAAATCCATCGCATGCTTGTCATGGAAGCTGCGGAATCCGGAGTAAGCCTCAATCGCCTGGTAAGCGCACGACTGGGGAGATACAACCAGGGTACGGCCGATCGCTGA
- a CDS encoding type II toxin-antitoxin system HicB family antitoxin, whose translation MKKYLIVVEKTESGYSAFAPDIPGCASTGKTKTEVEKNIQAAIAFHLEGLREEGFAIPEPSSYSSYIQFAA comes from the coding sequence ATGAAAAAATATCTCATTGTCGTTGAAAAGACGGAATCAGGATACTCGGCGTTTGCTCCCGATATTCCAGGATGTGCTTCCACCGGCAAAACCAAAACGGAGGTTGAGAAAAACATACAGGCGGCAATAGCGTTTCATCTTGAAGGCTTGCGAGAAGAAGGTTTCGCTATTCCTGAGCCATCGAGCTATTCCTCCTACATCCAATTCGCCGCCTGA
- a CDS encoding toxin HicA: protein MGSLEHILAAMRRNPCGVRFPELKHVCDHYFGAPRAADGSHRVYRTPWKGDPRINIQNDKGFAKAYQVRQVLKAITRLEKGDSDEK, encoded by the coding sequence ATGGGATCGTTGGAACATATTCTTGCCGCGATGCGGCGAAATCCGTGCGGTGTGCGCTTCCCGGAATTGAAGCACGTGTGCGACCATTACTTCGGAGCGCCCCGCGCTGCGGATGGCAGTCACAGAGTGTATCGGACTCCGTGGAAAGGAGACCCGAGAATCAACATCCAGAATGATAAAGGTTTTGCCAAGGCATATCAGGTGCGGCAAGTTCTGAAGGCAATAACGCGACTGGAGAAAGGTGACAGCGATGAAAAATGA
- a CDS encoding TetR family transcriptional regulator, whose product MKRDREQTEQLLIDAVGAIVREAGIDAVGINSVAREAGVDKVLIYRYFGDINGLLAAWVARQDYFSRLQELIGEGSDARSRDAVLGIAQRVLIGQLRSVVGNRELLEVFRWELGTRNAVTDEIARRREAQGSAITKVFERAVDDASVDVRAMVTLLSAGINYLALRAQTVDEYNGIPLTGKRGWKRLENAIASLLDIIGEKAFRGESAKDIA is encoded by the coding sequence ATGAAACGTGACAGGGAACAGACGGAACAGCTGTTGATCGACGCGGTCGGCGCCATCGTTCGGGAGGCCGGCATCGACGCGGTCGGTATCAATTCCGTGGCGCGCGAGGCCGGTGTGGACAAAGTGCTGATCTACCGCTACTTCGGCGACATCAACGGCCTGCTCGCGGCGTGGGTGGCGCGACAGGATTATTTCTCCCGATTACAGGAACTGATAGGGGAGGGCTCCGACGCCAGGAGCAGGGACGCCGTGCTCGGGATAGCGCAACGCGTGCTCATCGGTCAACTCCGGTCGGTGGTGGGCAATCGGGAACTGCTGGAGGTGTTTCGCTGGGAACTTGGCACACGTAATGCGGTCACGGACGAGATTGCGCGGCGACGGGAAGCGCAGGGCTCCGCCATTACGAAGGTGTTCGAGCGCGCTGTGGACGATGCTTCCGTGGATGTGCGGGCCATGGTCACGCTGCTTTCGGCGGGCATCAACTATCTCGCGTTGCGCGCGCAGACCGTGGATGAGTACAACGGCATTCCGCTCACCGGCAAGCGGGGATGGAAGCGTCTGGAAAACGCGATCGCCTCGCTGCTCGACATCATCGGGGAGAAAGCATTTCGTGGGGAAAGCGCGAAGGATATTGCATAG
- a CDS encoding YCF48-related protein: protein MQYRVACVLLLSVFVIVLHGRCHAQIGWYWQNPFPQGNHLQSVAFTDARTGTAVGWWGTILRTTDGGQTWVPQAGDIYSLYGVCFTDATTGSAVGQRGTILRTTDGGNQWTLQQSGTRELLTRVTFLDANIGIAVGRAGVILRTSNGGSTWTPQISGYIVDLWGVALADADNALAVGLEGMILRTSDGGESWWRIMSGVSTSLYGIDQIDANTFVVVGNDGVILRSSDAGQNWIRQGVGVTNEHLIAVSFADANHGLVVGQNGTILRTTDAGAHWVQQTVWHRKPLYGVTLIDALTGVAVGESGIIMYTTDGGVSWTDRAPGERASFHGIAFSDAEHGIAVGEAGTILRTADEGDTWRRTVGVSEQTLYDITFVDGTQGSTAVAVGAGGSILRSTDGGERWAAIESGTANDLTSVAFVPNGAGIAVGMRGSILATSDQGETWFARNSGTTTDLYGVDFADEDHCVAVGVNGSILRSTDGGQAWSLQNSGTIATLYGVDFVDAQHGTAVAWDGGIHRSNDGGVTWRRQFSGLTSILEDVAFIDANNGYVVGSGGTILRTTDGGASWSKQDVGTANWLNAISVTSSQKATVAGWGGTILHTRNGGLTSIAASAIATNAALLGNNYPNPVSASTTIPFSLTSPEHVRLSIYDMLGREVAVLVNGRLDAGLHSACFNAAGLRAGMYFSVLRSGSVVETRKLLLTNTSADY from the coding sequence GTGCAATATCGCGTGGCGTGTGTTCTCCTGCTTTCTGTGTTTGTCATCGTCCTGCATGGCCGCTGCCATGCGCAAATCGGCTGGTACTGGCAGAATCCCTTCCCGCAGGGCAATCACCTTCAATCCGTTGCCTTTACCGATGCGCGTACCGGAACCGCCGTGGGCTGGTGGGGTACCATACTGCGCACCACCGACGGAGGACAGACCTGGGTCCCGCAGGCAGGCGATATCTATTCGCTCTATGGCGTGTGCTTTACCGACGCCACTACGGGTAGCGCCGTCGGTCAGCGCGGGACGATACTGCGCACCACGGACGGCGGCAATCAGTGGACGCTGCAACAAAGCGGCACCAGGGAATTACTGACGCGGGTGACCTTCCTCGATGCCAACATCGGAATTGCCGTGGGACGCGCGGGCGTCATTCTGCGCACAAGCAATGGCGGGAGTACCTGGACGCCACAGATCAGCGGCTACATTGTCGACCTCTGGGGTGTGGCGCTTGCTGACGCTGATAATGCGCTCGCGGTGGGGCTGGAGGGGATGATACTCCGGACCAGCGACGGCGGCGAGAGCTGGTGGCGCATCATGAGCGGTGTGTCTACCTCCCTCTATGGCATTGATCAAATAGATGCGAACACCTTCGTGGTCGTGGGAAACGACGGCGTCATACTCCGCAGCAGCGACGCGGGTCAGAACTGGATACGGCAGGGCGTCGGTGTCACGAACGAGCACCTCATCGCTGTCTCCTTCGCCGATGCGAACCACGGACTTGTCGTCGGACAGAACGGCACCATACTGCGCACCACCGATGCCGGTGCGCATTGGGTACAGCAAACGGTATGGCACCGGAAGCCGTTGTACGGCGTCACGCTCATCGATGCGCTCACCGGTGTGGCCGTCGGAGAGTCCGGCATCATCATGTACACCACCGACGGCGGAGTGTCGTGGACGGATCGCGCACCGGGCGAACGAGCGTCTTTCCACGGCATCGCCTTCTCGGATGCGGAACACGGCATAGCCGTCGGCGAGGCCGGAACGATTCTGCGCACCGCCGATGAAGGCGACACCTGGCGGCGCACCGTCGGTGTTTCGGAACAAACACTCTACGATATAACCTTCGTCGATGGCACTCAGGGAAGCACAGCGGTGGCGGTGGGCGCCGGCGGAAGTATATTGCGCAGCACCGACGGCGGCGAGCGTTGGGCGGCCATTGAAAGCGGCACTGCGAATGATCTCACCTCGGTCGCTTTCGTTCCGAACGGAGCGGGTATCGCTGTCGGGATGCGCGGCAGCATTCTGGCAACGAGCGATCAGGGCGAGACCTGGTTCGCGCGAAACAGCGGTACGACAACGGATCTCTACGGCGTGGATTTCGCGGATGAGGACCACTGCGTTGCGGTGGGCGTCAACGGAAGCATATTGCGCAGCACGGATGGCGGGCAAGCCTGGTCGCTGCAGAATTCCGGCACCATTGCCACACTATACGGCGTGGATTTCGTCGATGCGCAGCACGGCACCGCCGTCGCCTGGGATGGCGGGATACACCGAAGCAACGACGGCGGAGTCACCTGGCGCAGGCAATTCAGCGGACTGACATCCATTCTCGAAGATGTGGCTTTTATCGATGCGAACAACGGCTACGTGGTCGGCAGCGGAGGGACCATACTCCGCACGACGGACGGCGGCGCCTCGTGGTCGAAGCAGGACGTCGGGACCGCCAACTGGCTCAACGCAATCAGCGTCACAAGTTCACAGAAGGCCACCGTTGCCGGCTGGGGCGGGACCATACTCCACACCCGTAACGGAGGACTGACCAGCATCGCCGCGTCGGCAATCGCCACGAACGCCGCGCTCCTCGGCAATAATTACCCCAATCCCGTCAGCGCCTCCACCACCATCCCATTCTCTCTCACGTCACCGGAGCACGTGCGGCTCAGCATCTATGACATGCTCGGACGCGAAGTAGCGGTGTTGGTGAACGGACGGCTGGATGCGGGATTGCACAGTGCGTGTTTTAATGCTGCGGGTCTGCGGGCGGGGATGTATTTCTCTGTTCTGAGAAGCGGATCGGTGGTAGAGACCAGGAAGCTGCTGTTGACGAATACGAGCGCGGACTACTGA
- a CDS encoding mobile mystery protein B: protein MGSAIRHFSAMLPLEEDQKEGLLIPTIATRGELDEFEQQNIEAAVQWTFTRSFRAEDVLTESFVRNLHQRMFGNVWRWAGSFRRTNKNIGIDKHQIGVELRLLLDDCLFWVNAGTYPPDEIAVRFKHRLVFIHCFHNGNGRHARLMADILAARVLGERVFTWGSSTLRETGAARSAYIAALRAADNGDIQPLLRFARS from the coding sequence ATGGGATCAGCGATAAGACACTTCAGCGCGATGCTTCCGCTGGAAGAAGATCAGAAGGAGGGGCTGCTCATCCCTACCATCGCGACACGCGGCGAACTCGACGAATTCGAACAGCAGAATATCGAAGCCGCCGTGCAGTGGACGTTCACGCGAAGCTTCCGCGCGGAGGATGTGCTCACGGAGTCCTTTGTCCGGAATCTGCATCAGCGCATGTTCGGCAATGTGTGGCGTTGGGCGGGCAGCTTCCGGCGCACGAACAAGAACATCGGCATAGACAAGCACCAGATCGGAGTCGAACTGCGGCTGCTGCTGGACGACTGTCTGTTCTGGGTCAATGCCGGGACCTACCCGCCCGACGAGATCGCCGTGCGCTTCAAGCATCGCCTGGTCTTTATTCACTGCTTCCACAATGGTAACGGCAGGCATGCGCGTCTCATGGCGGATATTCTGGCCGCGCGTGTGCTCGGAGAACGTGTGTTTACCTGGGGAAGCAGCACACTGCGCGAAACCGGCGCCGCGCGCTCCGCCTACATCGCCGCGCTGCGGGCCGCCGATAACGGCGACATTCAACCACTGCTGCGTTTCGCCCGCAGCTGA